Proteins encoded within one genomic window of Nordella sp. HKS 07:
- a CDS encoding carbohydrate ABC transporter permease produces the protein MTSVALSQPAPDFKTLAPDNWKLAIAVGLVVSVLATLILPADAAFWVVGAMVAMVAAAFVVNAYRRHYYGGLLVSPAIAVLFVMNIFPLLWSLGLSFFAYQSNQQTIRFVGLRNYEQLLTNELKAPELWANLTNTAMFVVLTVTAQMIVGFLLAVLFAKQFPLRKYLLILVLTPMMLSVVAVGVFFSYYYDPTFGLISQVIKAWGGEQFILMSNKTGAVAGIVFADAWMWSPFVMLLVLAGLVSVPKYLYEAAAIDRVSGWRRFWTITFPYIRGLLMLALLFRTIEAFKMADLVILLTKGGNGTMTISYHVIRIANEQNKTSEGAALSYLLLFVVIVLTNLYLYIANRRSQGA, from the coding sequence ATGACGAGCGTCGCCCTTTCGCAGCCCGCGCCCGATTTCAAGACCTTGGCACCCGACAATTGGAAGCTCGCCATCGCCGTTGGCCTCGTGGTGTCGGTCCTGGCCACGCTCATCCTGCCGGCGGATGCCGCCTTCTGGGTGGTGGGCGCCATGGTGGCGATGGTGGCCGCCGCCTTCGTCGTCAACGCCTATCGCCGTCACTATTATGGCGGGCTCCTGGTGTCGCCGGCGATCGCCGTGCTGTTCGTGATGAACATCTTTCCGCTGCTGTGGTCGCTCGGGCTTTCCTTCTTCGCCTATCAGAGCAACCAGCAGACTATCCGCTTCGTCGGCTTGCGGAACTACGAGCAACTGCTCACCAACGAGCTCAAGGCGCCGGAGCTATGGGCCAATCTCACCAATACCGCGATGTTCGTCGTGCTGACCGTCACCGCGCAGATGATCGTCGGCTTCCTGCTCGCGGTGCTCTTCGCCAAGCAGTTTCCGTTGCGCAAATATCTGCTCATCCTGGTGCTCACCCCGATGATGCTGTCGGTCGTCGCGGTTGGCGTGTTCTTCTCCTATTACTACGACCCGACCTTCGGGCTCATCAGCCAGGTGATCAAGGCCTGGGGCGGCGAGCAGTTCATCCTGATGTCGAACAAGACCGGGGCCGTCGCCGGCATCGTCTTCGCCGATGCCTGGATGTGGTCGCCCTTCGTCATGCTGCTGGTGCTGGCGGGTCTCGTCTCGGTGCCCAAATATCTCTATGAAGCGGCGGCGATCGACCGTGTCTCGGGCTGGCGGCGCTTCTGGACCATCACCTTTCCCTATATACGCGGGCTGCTGATGCTGGCGCTGCTCTTCCGAACCATCGAAGCCTTCAAGATGGCTGATCTGGTGATCCTGCTGACCAAGGGCGGCAACGGCACGATGACCATTTCCTATCACGTCATCCGTATCGCCAATGAGCAGAACAAGACGAGCGAGGGCGCAGCACTCTCCTATCTTCTGCTCTTCGTGGTGATCGTGCTCACCAATCTCTATCTCTATATCGCCAACCGGCGCAGCCAGGGGGCCTGA